One segment of Strix aluco isolate bStrAlu1 chromosome 4, bStrAlu1.hap1, whole genome shotgun sequence DNA contains the following:
- the GJD2 gene encoding gap junction delta-2 protein isoform X1, translating into MGEWTILERLLEAAVQQHSTMIGRILLTVVVIFRILIVAIVGETVYDDEQTMFVCNTLQPGCNQACYDQAFPISHIRYWVFQIIMVCTPSLCFITYSVHQSAKQRERRYSTVFLTLERDQDSMKREDGKKIKNTIVNGVLQNTENSTKEAEPDCLEVKEIPNPAIRTTKSKMRRQEGISRFYIIQVVFRNALEIGFLVGQYFLYGFNVPSMYECDRYPCIKEVECYVSRPTEKTVFLVFMFAVSGICVVLNLAELNHLGWRKIKMAVRGVQAKRKSIYEIRNKDLPRMSMPNFGRTQSSDSAYV; encoded by the exons ATGGGGGAATGGACTATTCTAGAGAGGCTACTGGAAGCTGCCGTGCAGCAGCACTCTACGATGATAGGGAG GATCCTGCTGACCGTGGTGGTGATCTTCAGGATACTCATCGTGGCCATTGTAGGGGAGACGGTGTACGATGACGAGCAAACGATGTTTGTCTGTAACACGCTGCAGCCAGGCTGCAACCAGGCTTGTTACGACCAGGCTTTCCCCATTTCTCATATAAGGTACTGGGTGTTCCAGATCATCATGGTGTGCACTCCCAGCCTTTGCTTCATAACGTACTCCGTCCACCAGTCTGCTAAGCAGAGGGAACGGAGGTACTCCACTGTCTTCCTCACCTTGGAGAGGGACCAGGATTCAATGAAGCGTGAGGACGGTAAGAAAATCAAGAACACGATTGTCAATGGGGTGCTGCAGAACACTGAGAACTCCACCAAAGAGGCAGAACCAGACTGCCTAGAAGTGAAGGAAATCCCCAACCCTGCTATCAGAACTACAAAGTCAAAGATGAGGAGGCAAGAAGGCATTTCTCGATTTTATATCATCCAAGTGGTCTTTCGAAATGCCCTAGAGATTGGATTCTTAGTGGGACAGTATTTTCTGTACGGATTCAATGTCCCTTCCATGTATGAATGTGACAGATACCCTTGCATTAAAGAAGTAGAGTGCTATGTCTCTAGACCCACTGAGAAGACTGTATTCCTGGTATTCATGTTTGCTGTCAGTGGGATTTGTGTGGTGCTCAATTTGGCAGAACTGAACCACTTGGGCTGGAGAAAGATCAAAATGGCAGTGAGAGGAGTACAGGCAAAAAGGAAATCCATATATGAAATCAGAAATAAGGACCTGCCAAGAATGAGCATGCCTAACTTTGGCAGGACTCAGTCAAGTGACTCAGCTTATGTGTGA